The Mesorhizobium sp. M1D.F.Ca.ET.043.01.1.1 genome contains a region encoding:
- a CDS encoding NAD(P)H-dependent oxidoreductase, with protein sequence MKILVLFAHPVETSFNAGLHRVIVERLTAAGHAIDDCDLYAEDFDPRLTRAERLGYHDQRGPNDAVAGYVERLRKAEALVLSFPVWNYGYPAILKGFFDRVFLPGVSFKLVDGKVQPTLHNISKLAAITTYGGSRFRAMLMGDPPRKVVKRMLRATIKPGAPVSYLAHYSMNLSTDASRAAFTAKVAASMDQF encoded by the coding sequence ATGAAAATCCTCGTCCTCTTCGCTCATCCGGTGGAGACCAGCTTCAATGCCGGCCTGCACCGAGTGATCGTGGAGCGCTTGACGGCAGCAGGTCACGCGATCGACGACTGCGATCTCTATGCCGAGGATTTCGATCCCAGGCTGACGCGGGCAGAACGGCTCGGCTATCACGACCAGCGCGGGCCGAACGACGCGGTCGCCGGCTACGTCGAAAGGCTGCGCAAAGCCGAAGCGCTGGTGCTGTCGTTTCCGGTGTGGAATTACGGCTATCCGGCGATCCTGAAAGGCTTCTTCGATCGCGTCTTCCTGCCAGGCGTGTCGTTCAAGCTGGTCGACGGCAAGGTTCAGCCGACGCTGCACAACATAAGCAAGTTGGCGGCCATCACCACCTATGGCGGCAGCCGGTTTCGCGCCATGCTGATGGGCGATCCGCCGCGCAAGGTGGTGAAGCGCATGCTGCGCGCCACCATCAAGCCTGGCGCTCCGGTCTCCTATCTCGCGCACTATTCGATGAACCTGTCGACCGACGCGTCGCGAGCGGCATTCACGGCGAAGGTGGCCGCCAGCATGGATCAATTCTGA
- a CDS encoding NAD(P)H-dependent oxidoreductase — MRVLVVYCHPVPESYCAAIRDTAVEVLERRGWDVRLLDLYAENFNPVMSCEERRLYNERAPQDPALEPHFDHLMWAEAILFIYPTWWYGLPAMLKGWFDRVWAADIAFKLPAGKGRITSLMRHVTKVGVITTCGAPTWWSVVVGQPGRKTILRGMRALCATRCKTFLAHYLMDASTPKSRAAFLAKVRARLERF; from the coding sequence ATGCGCGTGCTGGTGGTCTATTGCCATCCGGTTCCCGAGAGCTATTGCGCGGCAATCCGCGACACCGCCGTCGAGGTGCTGGAGAGGAGAGGCTGGGACGTGCGGCTGCTCGACCTCTATGCCGAGAACTTCAATCCAGTGATGAGCTGCGAGGAGCGGCGCTTGTACAATGAGCGCGCGCCCCAGGATCCGGCGCTCGAACCACATTTCGATCATCTGATGTGGGCGGAGGCGATCCTCTTCATCTATCCGACCTGGTGGTACGGCCTGCCGGCGATGCTGAAGGGCTGGTTCGATCGCGTGTGGGCGGCCGACATCGCCTTCAAGCTTCCGGCCGGCAAGGGGCGGATCACGTCGCTGATGAGGCATGTGACCAAGGTCGGCGTCATCACCACTTGCGGCGCGCCGACGTGGTGGAGCGTGGTCGTCGGCCAGCCCGGCCGCAAGACCATCCTGCGCGGCATGCGGGCGCTGTGCGCGACACGCTGCAAGACGTTTCTGGCACATTACCTGATGGACGCCTCGACGCCGAAAAGCAGGGCGGCGTTTCTGGCGAAGGTGCGGGCGAGGCTGGAGCGGTTTTGA
- a CDS encoding FAD-dependent oxidoreductase — protein MTKTIPAKARAVIIGGGVSGCSVAYHLAKLGWTDIVLLERKQLTCGTTWHAAGLIGQLRASQNMTRLAKYSADLYVKLEPETGVGTGMRRVGSITVALTEERKHEIYRQASLARAFDVDVREISPSEVKEMYPHLNVSDVVGAVHLPLDGQCDPANIAMALAKGARQRGAAVIENVKVTKVHTKGGRVSGVSWAQGDEQGTIETDIVVNCAGMWARELGRQNGVTIPLHACEHFYLVTEPIPGLTRLPVLRVPDECAYYKEDAGKMMLGAFEPVAKPWGMDGIREDFCFDQLPEDMDHFEPILEMGVNRMPMLGTAGIHTFFNGPESFTPDDRYYLGEAPELAGYWMATGYNSIGIVSSGGAGMALAQWINDGEAPFDLWEVDIRRAQPFQKNRRYLKERVSETLGLLYADHFPYRQMATSRGVRRSPLHEHLKARGAVFGEVAGWERANWFARESQEREYRYSWKRQNWFDNQREEHLAVRNGVGVFDMTSFGKIRVEGRDACAFLQRLCANDMDVAPAKIVYTQMLNAKGGIESDLTVTRLSETAYFLVVPGATLQRDLAWLRRHVADEFVVITEVTAAEAVICLMGPQSRNLIQKISPNDFSNEANPFGTFQEIEIGMGLARAHRVTYVGELGWELYVSTEQAAHVFEAIADAGADVDLKLCGLHTLDSCRIEKAFRHFGHDITDEDNVLEAGLGFAVKTSKAGFIGRDAVLRKKEAGLSRRLVQFRLKDPQPLLFHNEAILRDGKIVGPITSGNYGHHLGGAIGLGYVPCQGESEADVLASSYEVEIAGERFAAEASLKPMYDPKAERVRM, from the coding sequence ATGACCAAGACCATTCCCGCCAAAGCCCGCGCCGTCATCATCGGCGGCGGCGTTTCCGGCTGCTCGGTCGCCTATCACCTGGCAAAGCTCGGCTGGACCGACATCGTTCTGCTCGAGCGCAAGCAGCTTACCTGCGGCACCACATGGCACGCGGCCGGCCTGATCGGCCAGCTGCGCGCCTCGCAGAACATGACGCGGCTGGCGAAATATTCGGCCGACCTCTACGTCAAGCTCGAGCCCGAGACCGGCGTCGGCACCGGCATGCGCCGGGTCGGCTCGATCACGGTGGCGCTCACCGAAGAGCGCAAGCACGAAATCTATAGGCAGGCCTCGCTGGCCCGCGCCTTCGATGTCGACGTGCGCGAAATTTCGCCGAGCGAAGTCAAGGAGATGTATCCGCATCTCAATGTGTCGGACGTGGTCGGCGCCGTGCACCTGCCGCTCGACGGCCAGTGCGATCCGGCCAACATCGCCATGGCGCTGGCCAAGGGTGCGCGCCAGCGCGGCGCGGCCGTCATCGAGAACGTCAAGGTGACCAAGGTCCATACCAAGGGAGGCCGCGTCTCCGGCGTCTCCTGGGCGCAGGGCGACGAACAGGGCACGATCGAGACCGACATCGTCGTCAACTGCGCCGGCATGTGGGCGCGCGAACTCGGCCGCCAGAATGGCGTCACCATCCCGCTGCACGCCTGCGAGCACTTCTATCTCGTCACTGAGCCGATCCCGGGGCTGACCCGCTTGCCCGTGCTGCGCGTGCCGGACGAGTGCGCTTACTATAAGGAAGATGCCGGCAAGATGATGCTCGGCGCCTTCGAGCCAGTGGCGAAACCCTGGGGCATGGACGGCATCCGCGAGGATTTCTGCTTCGACCAGCTGCCCGAGGACATGGACCATTTCGAGCCGATCCTGGAAATGGGCGTCAACCGCATGCCGATGCTGGGCACGGCGGGCATCCACACCTTCTTCAACGGCCCCGAGAGTTTCACGCCGGACGACCGCTACTATCTCGGCGAGGCGCCAGAACTTGCCGGCTACTGGATGGCGACCGGCTACAATTCGATCGGCATCGTCTCTTCCGGCGGCGCCGGCATGGCGCTGGCGCAGTGGATCAATGACGGCGAAGCGCCCTTCGATCTCTGGGAGGTCGATATCCGCCGCGCCCAGCCGTTTCAGAAGAACCGCCGCTACCTTAAGGAACGCGTCTCCGAAACGCTCGGCCTGCTCTACGCCGACCATTTCCCCTACCGCCAGATGGCGACCTCGCGCGGCGTGCGCCGCTCGCCGCTGCACGAGCACCTGAAAGCGCGCGGCGCCGTCTTCGGCGAAGTCGCCGGGTGGGAGCGCGCCAACTGGTTTGCCCGCGAGAGCCAGGAGCGCGAATACCGCTATTCCTGGAAGCGGCAGAACTGGTTCGACAACCAGCGCGAGGAGCATCTCGCCGTGCGCAACGGTGTCGGCGTGTTCGACATGACCTCCTTCGGCAAGATCCGCGTCGAGGGGCGCGATGCCTGTGCCTTCCTGCAGCGGCTATGCGCCAACGACATGGACGTGGCGCCGGCAAAAATCGTCTACACGCAGATGCTGAACGCCAAGGGTGGCATCGAGAGCGACCTCACCGTGACGCGGCTTTCGGAGACGGCCTATTTCCTCGTCGTGCCGGGCGCCACTTTGCAGCGCGACCTTGCCTGGCTGAGACGGCATGTCGCCGACGAGTTCGTCGTCATCACCGAAGTGACCGCGGCCGAAGCGGTCATCTGCTTGATGGGTCCGCAGTCACGAAACCTGATCCAGAAAATCAGCCCGAACGACTTCTCCAACGAGGCCAACCCGTTCGGCACTTTTCAGGAGATCGAGATCGGCATGGGGCTGGCCCGCGCCCACCGCGTCACCTATGTCGGCGAGCTCGGCTGGGAGCTCTATGTCTCGACCGAGCAGGCGGCGCACGTCTTCGAGGCGATCGCCGATGCCGGCGCCGATGTCGACCTGAAGCTCTGCGGCCTGCACACGCTGGATTCCTGCCGTATCGAAAAGGCTTTTCGGCATTTCGGCCACGACATCACCGACGAGGACAATGTGCTGGAAGCCGGCCTCGGCTTCGCAGTGAAGACGAGCAAGGCCGGCTTCATCGGCCGCGATGCCGTGTTGCGAAAGAAGGAGGCCGGCCTGTCCCGCCGGCTGGTCCAGTTCCGCCTGAAAGACCCGCAGCCGCTGCTCTTCCACAACGAGGCGATCCTGCGCGACGGCAAGATCGTCGGCCCGATCACCTCGGGCAACTATGGCCACCATCTCGGCGGCGCCATCGGTCTCGGCTATGTGCCGTGCCAAGGTGAAAGCGAGGCGGATGTGCTGGCCTCGTCCTACGAAGTCGAGATCGCCGGGGAGCGGTTTGCGGCCGAAGCCTCGCTGAAGCCGATGTACGATCCGAAGGCGGAAAGGGTGAGGATGTAG
- a CDS encoding pyridoxal phosphate-dependent aminotransferase, translated as MPRPSSRITGIVPSGKDGWEVHSAAWARKQAGEDVIMLSVGDHDFDTPSETIEACVNAVRGSNHHYTPLPGLPRLRKAMAATSTACTGMQTEPDEIIAAAGGQGALYAAVQGVLDPGDHAIVVAPYYATYPNTFSAAGASFTVVETPAEDGFQPHADMIRAALRSNTRAILINTPNNPTGAVYSRERLEQLAEICNEHDLWLLSDEVYWTLGGGEHISPRSLPGMAERTLVINSMSKSHGMTGWRMGWLTGPKEMIRLLTDLNLVTTYGLPAFISIACAEALENHYGVKAIAERYAARRTLMLEAVRGMNDVTVHGSEGGMYVMLDISAIEPDDEKFAWGLLDKEKVGVMPGSSFGRAAAGHIRVSLCQPEPVLKEAALRLRRFASNYRREAA; from the coding sequence ATGCCTAGACCATCATCGCGCATCACCGGCATCGTACCCTCGGGCAAGGATGGCTGGGAGGTCCACTCCGCAGCCTGGGCCCGCAAGCAGGCGGGCGAGGATGTCATCATGCTGTCGGTCGGCGACCACGATTTCGACACGCCTTCGGAAACGATCGAGGCCTGCGTCAACGCCGTTCGCGGCAGCAACCATCACTACACGCCCCTGCCCGGCCTGCCGCGCCTGCGCAAGGCGATGGCGGCGACCTCCACCGCTTGCACCGGCATGCAGACGGAACCCGACGAGATCATCGCCGCAGCTGGCGGCCAAGGCGCGCTCTACGCGGCCGTGCAAGGCGTGCTCGACCCAGGCGACCACGCCATCGTCGTCGCACCCTACTACGCCACCTACCCCAATACGTTCAGCGCCGCCGGCGCCAGCTTCACCGTTGTCGAGACGCCGGCCGAGGACGGCTTCCAGCCGCATGCCGATATGATCCGCGCGGCGCTCAGGTCCAACACGCGCGCGATCCTGATCAACACGCCGAACAACCCGACGGGTGCCGTCTATTCGCGCGAACGGCTCGAGCAACTGGCCGAAATCTGCAACGAGCACGATCTTTGGCTGCTGTCCGACGAGGTCTACTGGACGCTCGGCGGCGGCGAGCACATCTCGCCGCGCTCGCTCCCCGGCATGGCCGAGCGCACGCTGGTCATCAATTCCATGTCGAAGAGCCACGGCATGACCGGCTGGCGCATGGGCTGGCTGACCGGTCCGAAAGAGATGATCAGGCTGCTCACCGACCTCAACCTGGTGACGACCTACGGCCTGCCGGCCTTCATCTCGATTGCCTGCGCCGAGGCGCTCGAAAACCATTACGGCGTGAAGGCAATCGCCGAGCGCTACGCCGCGCGCCGGACGCTGATGCTGGAGGCCGTACGCGGCATGAACGACGTCACCGTGCACGGCTCGGAGGGCGGCATGTATGTCATGCTCGACATCTCGGCGATCGAGCCTGACGACGAAAAATTCGCCTGGGGCCTGCTCGACAAGGAAAAAGTCGGCGTCATGCCGGGATCGAGCTTTGGCAGGGCCGCCGCCGGCCACATCCGGGTCAGCCTCTGCCAGCCGGAACCCGTTCTTAAAGAGGCAGCGCTTCGCCTGCGCCGCTTCGCCTCCAACTACCGCCGCGAGGCCGCATGA
- a CDS encoding homocysteine S-methyltransferase family protein — MRSVILTDGGMGQELVRRSKSEPTPLWSARVLIDEPDLVRDLHGEFIKAGARVITINTYSATPERLAREGAEELFKSLQARGIELARQACEQAGDAAIAGCLSPLFGSYAPKLTISFEETLDTYRRIVAEQADGVDLFLCETMASADEARAAVTAAAESGKPVWVSWTLADQGTPRLRSGESIAAAAGVLRDLPVAARLLNCCRPEAIGAALPELIALGGPVGAYANGFTSVEALKHGGTVEVLHARHDLDPPAYADQAVGWVEAGAAIVGGCCEVGPAHIAALRDRLVRGGHEISGVPHA, encoded by the coding sequence ATGAGGTCCGTCATTCTCACCGATGGCGGCATGGGCCAGGAACTGGTCCGCCGCAGCAAATCGGAACCGACGCCCTTGTGGTCGGCGAGGGTTCTGATCGACGAACCGGACCTGGTGCGCGACCTGCACGGGGAGTTCATCAAGGCGGGCGCCCGCGTCATCACCATCAACACCTATTCGGCGACGCCCGAGCGGCTGGCTCGCGAGGGCGCGGAAGAGCTGTTCAAATCGCTTCAGGCGCGCGGCATTGAACTTGCCAGGCAAGCTTGCGAGCAAGCCGGTGACGCGGCCATCGCCGGCTGTCTCTCGCCTTTGTTCGGCAGCTATGCGCCAAAGCTCACCATCTCCTTCGAGGAGACGCTCGACACCTATCGCCGCATTGTTGCCGAGCAGGCCGATGGCGTCGATCTGTTCCTATGCGAAACCATGGCTTCCGCCGATGAGGCACGCGCCGCCGTCACCGCTGCAGCGGAAAGCGGCAAGCCTGTATGGGTATCTTGGACACTGGCCGATCAAGGCACGCCACGCCTGCGCAGCGGCGAAAGCATTGCAGCCGCAGCTGGCGTGCTCCGCGATCTGCCTGTCGCTGCCCGGCTGCTCAACTGCTGCCGGCCCGAAGCGATCGGCGCAGCGCTGCCCGAGTTGATCGCCCTCGGTGGACCGGTCGGCGCCTATGCCAACGGCTTCACCTCGGTCGAGGCGCTCAAGCATGGCGGCACTGTCGAAGTGCTGCACGCACGCCACGATCTCGATCCGCCGGCCTATGCCGATCAGGCCGTCGGCTGGGTCGAGGCCGGTGCAGCCATCGTCGGCGGCTGCTGCGAGGTCGGACCGGCCCATATCGCCGCCCTGCGCGATCGGCTCGTGCGAGGCGGACACGAAATTTCCGGAGTTCCACATGCCTAG
- a CDS encoding FAD-dependent oxidoreductase, giving the protein MAGLPTTARVVIIGGGVVGASSLYHLCKAGWTDCVLLDKNELTSGSTWHAAGNVPTFSSSWSLMNMQRYSTELYRGLADAVDYPMNYHVTGSLRLAHTKERMQEFQRAKGMGRYQGMDIDVVGLDEIKRRYPFIETHDLKGALYDPSDGDIDPAQLTQALAKGARDMGARIIRFCPVTGARRENGEWVIATPQGEIRCEIVINAAGYRAAEVGKMFGREVPMMVMSHQYILFEEIPELAAWTKEQGKKLPLLRDVDTSYYLRQEKTGMNLGPYERNCRAHWATHNDPMPEDFSFQLFPDDLDRLEHYLADAVARVPILGTAGLSKVINGPIPYAPDGNPLIGPMPGVPNAFEACVFTFGIAQGGGAGKVLAEWVTEGQTEWDMWSCDPRRFTSFASAPDYCVAKGMEIYGNEYAIQFPRHAWPAGRDRKLSPLHDRIKALGGQFDAYNGWERATWYAGPGDNISEESTLTFRRDGPWQQSVRQECLAVRDAAGILDLPGFSRFNLEGPGAAEWLALQVTGLVPKPGRIGLVYFADDKGRIVTEMSVVRHREDLMTLITAAVAQWHDLEWLKSRMPADAAFTLTDRTEEYSTQILAGPNSRKILAEVCAADLTLPWLTHQETTIAGRWSKLVRVSFTGELGWEIHTKVADTATVFDAVWAAGQKHGLKPFGMYALDSLRLEKGYRGWKGDLSTDYTILQGGLERFVKWDKPNFRGKAALLNEKQQGVKKRFVTLVVENPGECDAPYMSTLWHDGRVVGETTSGGYGHRVEKSIALGMLRADLAEAGMAVEVEIFGDRFKAVVQKDEPLWDPKNERLRA; this is encoded by the coding sequence ATGGCCGGTTTGCCGACCACGGCGCGCGTGGTGATCATCGGAGGCGGTGTCGTCGGCGCCTCCTCGCTCTACCACCTCTGCAAGGCTGGCTGGACCGACTGCGTGCTTCTGGACAAGAACGAGTTGACCTCCGGCTCGACCTGGCACGCGGCCGGCAACGTGCCGACCTTCTCCTCGTCATGGTCGCTGATGAACATGCAGCGCTACTCGACCGAGCTCTACCGCGGTCTCGCCGACGCGGTCGACTATCCGATGAACTACCACGTCACCGGCTCGCTCAGGCTCGCCCACACCAAGGAGCGCATGCAGGAGTTCCAGCGCGCCAAGGGCATGGGCCGCTACCAGGGCATGGACATCGACGTCGTCGGCCTCGACGAGATCAAGCGCCGCTATCCCTTCATCGAGACGCATGACCTCAAGGGCGCCCTCTACGACCCGAGCGACGGCGACATCGACCCCGCGCAATTGACACAGGCGCTGGCCAAGGGCGCTCGCGACATGGGCGCCAGGATCATCCGCTTCTGCCCGGTTACCGGCGCCCGCCGCGAGAACGGCGAATGGGTGATCGCGACGCCGCAGGGCGAAATCCGCTGCGAGATCGTCATCAACGCCGCCGGCTACCGTGCCGCCGAGGTTGGAAAAATGTTCGGCCGCGAAGTGCCGATGATGGTGATGAGCCATCAATACATCCTGTTCGAGGAGATCCCTGAACTCGCCGCCTGGACGAAGGAGCAGGGCAAGAAACTGCCGCTGCTGCGCGACGTCGACACCTCCTATTACCTGCGCCAGGAAAAGACCGGGATGAATCTCGGCCCCTATGAGCGCAATTGCCGCGCGCACTGGGCGACCCACAACGATCCGATGCCGGAGGATTTCTCCTTCCAGCTCTTCCCCGACGATCTCGACCGGCTGGAGCATTATCTCGCCGATGCCGTTGCCCGCGTGCCGATCCTCGGCACCGCCGGCCTCTCCAAGGTGATCAACGGTCCGATCCCCTATGCGCCGGATGGCAACCCGCTGATCGGGCCGATGCCCGGCGTGCCGAACGCCTTCGAGGCCTGCGTCTTCACCTTCGGCATCGCGCAAGGCGGCGGCGCCGGCAAGGTGCTGGCCGAATGGGTGACCGAGGGCCAGACCGAATGGGACATGTGGTCCTGCGACCCGCGCCGCTTCACTTCCTTTGCCTCAGCACCCGACTATTGCGTCGCCAAGGGCATGGAAATCTACGGCAACGAATACGCCATCCAGTTCCCGCGCCACGCCTGGCCGGCAGGGCGCGACCGCAAGCTGTCGCCGCTGCACGATCGCATCAAGGCGCTGGGCGGCCAGTTCGACGCCTATAACGGCTGGGAGCGCGCCACCTGGTATGCCGGGCCCGGCGACAACATTTCGGAGGAATCGACGCTCACCTTCCGCCGCGACGGGCCGTGGCAGCAGAGCGTGCGCCAGGAATGCCTGGCCGTGCGCGACGCCGCCGGCATCCTCGACCTGCCCGGCTTCTCCCGCTTCAACCTCGAAGGCCCGGGCGCCGCCGAGTGGCTGGCGCTGCAGGTCACCGGTCTCGTGCCAAAGCCCGGCCGTATCGGCCTCGTCTACTTCGCCGACGACAAGGGCCGCATCGTCACCGAAATGTCGGTCGTGCGCCACCGCGAAGACCTGATGACGCTGATCACCGCGGCGGTAGCCCAGTGGCATGATCTCGAATGGCTGAAGTCGCGCATGCCGGCGGATGCCGCCTTCACGCTGACCGACCGGACCGAGGAATATTCAACACAAATCCTTGCCGGCCCTAACTCGCGAAAAATCCTTGCCGAGGTCTGCGCCGCCGACCTGACGCTTCCGTGGCTGACGCATCAGGAAACGACGATCGCCGGACGCTGGTCGAAGCTGGTGCGCGTCTCCTTCACCGGCGAGCTCGGCTGGGAGATCCACACCAAGGTCGCAGACACGGCGACGGTGTTCGATGCTGTCTGGGCCGCCGGCCAGAAGCACGGGCTGAAGCCCTTCGGCATGTACGCGCTCGATTCCCTGCGTCTGGAAAAGGGCTACCGCGGCTGGAAGGGCGACCTTTCGACCGACTATACGATCCTGCAGGGCGGGCTGGAGCGTTTCGTCAAATGGGACAAGCCAAACTTCCGCGGCAAGGCTGCACTGCTCAACGAGAAGCAGCAGGGCGTGAAGAAGCGCTTCGTCACCCTGGTCGTCGAGAACCCCGGCGAATGCGACGCGCCCTATATGTCGACGCTCTGGCATGACGGCAGGGTCGTCGGCGAGACGACATCGGGCGGCTATGGCCACCGGGTCGAGAAGTCGATCGCGCTCGGCATGCTGCGCGCCGATCTCGCCGAAGCGGGCATGGCTGTCGAAGTCGAGATCTTCGGCGACCGCTTCAAGGCGGTGGTGCAGAAAGACGAGCCGCTGTGGGATCCGAAGAATGAGAGGTTGCGGGCATGA
- a CDS encoding XRE family transcriptional regulator — protein sequence MTSTAVRPEQDNGERLLAGDIRALRKARGLTLSEIALKLGRSVGWVSQVERGLSVPSLGDLRAFAELFGVPLSLFFSHDVPVEQERGVVVRGGSRRSLGTSESGLVEELLSPDLGGSFEMLRSVFAPGAELKTEARRPTEEAGYVASGTFEIEIGGVWHRLGEGDSFRFEGKPFRWRNPGAEPAVVIWVVSPPVY from the coding sequence TTGACCTCGACCGCTGTCAGACCGGAGCAGGACAATGGCGAGCGGCTGCTGGCCGGCGACATCCGTGCGCTGCGCAAGGCGCGCGGGCTGACGCTCAGCGAGATCGCGCTCAAGCTCGGCCGCTCCGTCGGCTGGGTCAGCCAGGTCGAGCGCGGCCTTTCAGTCCCTTCGCTCGGCGATCTCAGAGCCTTCGCCGAACTGTTCGGCGTGCCGCTCAGCCTGTTCTTCAGCCATGACGTGCCTGTCGAACAGGAGCGCGGCGTGGTCGTGCGCGGCGGCAGCCGCCGCTCGCTTGGCACAAGCGAATCGGGCCTCGTGGAGGAGCTTCTGTCGCCCGACCTTGGCGGTAGCTTCGAGATGCTGCGCTCTGTTTTCGCGCCGGGCGCCGAGTTGAAGACCGAAGCGCGCCGCCCGACGGAGGAAGCCGGCTATGTCGCGTCCGGCACGTTCGAGATCGAGATCGGCGGCGTCTGGCATCGGCTTGGCGAAGGCGACTCGTTCCGTTTCGAAGGCAAGCCGTTTCGCTGGCGCAATCCAGGCGCCGAGCCGGCGGTCGTCATCTGGGTGGTTTCGCCGCCGGTGTACTAA
- a CDS encoding nitroreductase yields MLDKNSRIALEAATVDEAIISRRSVRAFLPDTVDDETIRAILRVAARAPSGTNMQPWRVYVTKGEVKQRISDAILKSGIRAEKAEWDEYRYYPDQFFEPYLSRRRANGFGLYGAIGIGRREVDKMRAQHDRNFIFFDAPVGMIFTVDRRLNKGSWIDYGMFLQNIMVAARGRGLHTCPQAAFAPYHRQIRPVLNIPDEEVVVCGMALGYEDNSKPENEFRTDRAPLEDWVTFAE; encoded by the coding sequence ATGCTGGATAAGAATAGCCGGATCGCGCTCGAAGCTGCGACTGTCGACGAGGCGATCATTTCGCGCCGGTCCGTGCGCGCATTTTTGCCCGACACGGTCGACGATGAGACGATCCGCGCCATCCTGAGGGTGGCGGCGCGGGCGCCGTCCGGCACCAACATGCAGCCCTGGCGGGTCTATGTGACCAAGGGGGAGGTGAAGCAGCGTATCAGCGACGCCATCCTCAAATCGGGCATTCGGGCCGAGAAGGCGGAATGGGACGAGTACCGGTACTACCCCGACCAGTTCTTCGAGCCTTATCTCAGCCGGCGCCGCGCCAACGGTTTCGGTCTGTACGGCGCCATCGGCATCGGCCGGCGCGAGGTCGACAAGATGCGCGCGCAGCACGACCGCAACTTCATCTTCTTCGACGCGCCGGTCGGCATGATCTTCACGGTCGATCGGCGGCTGAACAAGGGGTCGTGGATCGACTACGGCATGTTCCTGCAGAACATCATGGTCGCGGCGCGGGGCAGGGGGCTGCATACCTGTCCGCAGGCGGCCTTCGCGCCCTACCACCGGCAGATCCGCCCGGTGCTCAATATTCCCGATGAGGAGGTCGTCGTCTGCGGCATGGCACTGGGCTATGAGGACAACTCGAAGCCCGAGAATGAATTCCGCACCGACCGCGCGCCGCTCGAAGACTGGGTGACGTTCGCGGAATAA
- a CDS encoding MFS transporter, whose amino-acid sequence MADRFGLRNVYCFALLVFAGASALCGLSENIWMLVGSRALQGFGGALMGTLGQVVILSSFPRDRTLKINMYISLAGQSGPLVGPLVGGALTTYVSWRWIFYINIPIALTAALLAASLFPTTTKPVRTPFDFPGFLLVGSGMALLVFGMDSLAAKDAAAGIVGAELGLAIAILTVAAFYCLRARNPLLDLNLLRIRTFRISFLTGGGLDTIGLSSVVFLLPLMFQLGFGMSAVQAGSLTFVAAIGSLLMRFFMPRILNRFGFKRVLVTNTPIAALLVAGFALMQESMPTWIVLAYIFVFGLFRSVQWASTGNLAYSDIAPEQLSRFSALYYILWQLAVAISVGLAAAMLSLLAGGGQASVNDYRILFIVEGLITLCALLAYLRLTPQDGAHVSGHGAHMSTD is encoded by the coding sequence CTGGCCGATCGCTTCGGCCTGCGCAACGTCTATTGCTTTGCGCTGCTGGTCTTCGCCGGCGCTTCGGCGCTCTGCGGCCTTTCGGAGAACATCTGGATGCTGGTCGGCTCGCGCGCCCTGCAGGGATTCGGCGGCGCGCTGATGGGCACGCTCGGCCAGGTGGTGATCCTGTCGAGCTTTCCGCGCGACCGCACGCTCAAGATCAATATGTACATCTCGCTTGCCGGCCAGTCCGGGCCGCTGGTCGGGCCGCTAGTCGGCGGTGCGCTGACCACTTACGTCTCCTGGCGCTGGATCTTCTACATCAACATCCCGATCGCGCTGACCGCCGCGCTGCTCGCGGCCTCGCTGTTCCCCACAACCACCAAGCCGGTGCGCACGCCGTTCGACTTTCCAGGCTTCCTGCTAGTCGGCAGCGGCATGGCGCTACTCGTCTTCGGCATGGATTCGCTTGCCGCGAAGGACGCCGCCGCCGGCATTGTCGGCGCCGAGCTCGGCCTGGCAATCGCCATCCTCACTGTCGCCGCCTTCTATTGCTTGCGCGCTCGCAATCCGCTGCTCGACCTCAATCTCTTACGCATCCGCACATTCCGCATCAGCTTTCTCACCGGCGGCGGGCTCGACACGATCGGACTGAGCTCGGTTGTCTTCCTGCTGCCGCTGATGTTCCAGCTCGGCTTCGGCATGAGCGCCGTGCAGGCCGGATCGCTGACCTTCGTCGCGGCGATCGGATCGCTGCTGATGCGCTTCTTCATGCCGCGCATCTTGAACCGCTTCGGCTTCAAGCGCGTTCTGGTCACGAATACGCCGATAGCCGCCTTGCTGGTCGCCGGTTTTGCCTTGATGCAGGAAAGCATGCCTACCTGGATCGTGCTTGCCTACATCTTCGTCTTCGGCCTCTTCCGTTCGGTGCAGTGGGCCTCGACCGGCAATCTCGCCTACTCAGACATCGCGCCGGAGCAGCTCTCGCGCTTCAGCGCGCTCTACTACATCCTCTGGCAATTGGCGGTGGCGATCAGCGTCGGTCTGGCGGCGGCTATGCTGTCGCTGCTCGCCGGCGGCGGCCAGGCCAGCGTCAACGACTACCGCATCCTGTTCATCGTCGAAGGCTTGATTACGCTTTGCGCGCTGCTCGCCTATCTCAGGCTGACTCCGCAGGACGGCGCGCATGTCAGCGGCCATGGCGCGCATATGAGCACCGACTAG